A single genomic interval of Streptomyces sp. NBC_00663 harbors:
- a CDS encoding MFS transporter → MSGTTTAAAALRRRAAGAGANRWVVLVVLCVSLLLVAVDATVLHVAVPAVTEDLKPGAIELLWIVDVYPLVCASLLILFGTLGDKVGRRRVLLLGYALFGVASGLAALADNAQVLIFARALLGVGGAMIMPATLSILRQVFPDRRERALAIGIWSAVAAVGAAVGPLLGGFLLEHFWWGSVFLVNIPLMLVSLPVGRLLLPESKGSGRGPWDVVGALMAAAGLFGVVLGVKRLGGGELDEITAVPLVLGAVLLVLFVRRQRRRTHPLVDLRMFARPAFSTSVCCIVLAMLALVGLELIAAQYLQLVLGLSPLETGLRLLPLTVAAMASGLAGARMLRRFGPRRMVCFGFCLTAVSVLTLLAMGGEDNAPLLLFGFVLLGFGLETTLFGAYESMLSEAPVEQAGGAAAIGETSYQLGAGIGIALLGSVMNAAYTPGLSSVQGVPESASVAAGHSLGEAYEVAGRLGGSAGEALRQTARDCFVHGLHVTLLVSAGLLLLGAVMALRLPRVMQCEAMPVEVPAPRDVMESRVSA, encoded by the coding sequence ATGTCCGGGACGACCACGGCCGCCGCAGCGCTGCGCCGTCGGGCGGCCGGGGCCGGTGCCAACCGCTGGGTCGTCCTCGTCGTCCTCTGTGTGAGCCTGCTCCTGGTCGCGGTCGACGCGACCGTGCTGCATGTGGCGGTCCCCGCCGTCACCGAGGACCTCAAGCCCGGCGCGATAGAGCTGCTCTGGATCGTCGACGTCTACCCCCTCGTCTGCGCCTCGCTGCTGATCCTCTTCGGCACGCTCGGCGACAAGGTCGGCCGCAGACGCGTTCTCCTGCTCGGTTACGCCCTCTTCGGCGTCGCCTCCGGCCTGGCCGCCCTCGCCGACAACGCCCAGGTGCTGATCTTCGCGCGGGCGCTGCTCGGTGTCGGCGGCGCGATGATCATGCCCGCGACGCTGTCGATCCTCCGCCAGGTCTTCCCCGACCGGCGCGAGCGGGCGCTCGCGATCGGCATCTGGAGCGCGGTGGCCGCGGTCGGCGCGGCGGTCGGGCCCCTGCTCGGCGGTTTCCTCCTCGAACACTTCTGGTGGGGCTCGGTCTTCCTGGTCAACATCCCGCTGATGCTGGTCAGCCTGCCGGTCGGGCGGCTGCTGCTGCCCGAGTCGAAGGGCAGCGGCCGGGGACCCTGGGACGTGGTCGGCGCGCTGATGGCCGCGGCCGGTCTGTTCGGCGTCGTGCTGGGCGTGAAGCGGCTCGGTGGCGGCGAGCTCGACGAGATCACCGCGGTGCCGCTGGTGCTGGGCGCGGTGCTGCTGGTTCTTTTCGTACGACGACAAAGGCGCCGTACGCATCCGCTGGTGGACCTGCGGATGTTCGCGCGGCCCGCCTTCTCCACCTCCGTGTGCTGCATCGTGCTGGCGATGCTCGCGCTGGTGGGCCTTGAGCTGATCGCGGCGCAGTATCTCCAGCTGGTGCTGGGGCTCTCACCGCTGGAGACGGGGTTGCGGCTGCTGCCGCTGACCGTCGCGGCGATGGCGTCGGGCCTTGCCGGGGCGCGGATGCTGCGCCGGTTCGGGCCGCGGCGGATGGTGTGCTTCGGGTTCTGTCTGACGGCCGTCTCGGTGCTGACGCTGCTCGCGATGGGCGGCGAGGACAACGCGCCGCTGCTGCTGTTCGGGTTCGTGCTGCTCGGGTTCGGTCTTGAGACGACGCTGTTCGGGGCGTACGAGTCGATGCTGAGCGAGGCTCCGGTGGAGCAGGCCGGCGGGGCGGCGGCGATCGGGGAGACGTCGTACCAACTGGGCGCGGGCATCGGGATCGCGTTGCTCGGCAGTGTGATGAACGCGGCGTACACGCCTGGACTGTCGTCCGTGCAGGGGGTGCCGGAGTCGGCCTCCGTGGCGGCGGGGCATTCGCTGGGCGAGGCGTACGAGGTGGCCGGGCGGTTGGGTGGGTCCGCCGGGGAGGCCCTGCGTCAGACGGCTCGGGACTGCTTCGTGCACGGGCTGCATGTGACGTTGCTGGTGAGTGCGGGGTTGTTGCTGCTGGGGGCGGTGATGGCGTTGCGGTTGCCGCGGGTGATGCAGTGCGAGGCGATGCCGGTTGAGGTTCCGGCGCCCAGGGACGTCATGGAGTCCCGCGTCTCCGCGTAG
- a CDS encoding acyl-CoA dehydrogenase family protein, giving the protein MSGASKLPPFDPADPLGIDDLLEPEDLAVRDTVRAWAADRVLPYVAEWYESGELPGIRELARELGGIGALGMSLDGYGCAGASAVQYGLACLELEAADSGIRSLVSVQGSLAMYAIHRFGSEEQKQAWLPRMAAGEVIGCFGLTEPDHGSDPASMRTHAKRDGSDWVLNGRKMWITNGSVAGVAVVWAQTDEGVRGFVVPTDSPGFSAPEIKHKWSLRASVTSELVLDDVRLPADAVLPEVVGLKGPLSCLSHARYGIVWGAMGAARSCLETAVAYAKTREQFGRPIGGFQLTQAKLADMAVELHKGILLAHHLGRRMDAGRLRPEQVSFGKLNNVREAIEICRTSRTILGANGISLEYPVMRHATNLESVLTYEGTVEMHQLVLGKALTGLDAFR; this is encoded by the coding sequence ATGTCTGGGGCCTCGAAGCTGCCGCCGTTCGATCCCGCCGATCCGCTCGGTATCGATGATCTGCTCGAACCCGAGGATCTGGCCGTTCGCGACACCGTGCGGGCCTGGGCCGCGGACCGGGTGCTGCCCTATGTCGCGGAGTGGTACGAGAGCGGGGAACTGCCCGGGATCCGCGAGCTCGCCCGGGAGCTCGGCGGGATCGGCGCGCTCGGGATGTCGCTCGACGGGTACGGGTGTGCCGGGGCCAGCGCGGTGCAGTACGGGCTTGCTTGTCTGGAGCTGGAGGCCGCCGACTCCGGGATCCGGTCTCTTGTCTCCGTGCAGGGCTCCCTCGCCATGTACGCCATTCATCGGTTCGGGAGCGAGGAGCAGAAGCAGGCCTGGCTGCCGCGCATGGCCGCCGGTGAGGTCATCGGCTGCTTCGGGCTGACCGAGCCCGACCACGGGTCCGACCCCGCGTCCATGCGGACGCACGCGAAGCGGGACGGCTCGGACTGGGTGCTCAACGGGCGCAAGATGTGGATCACCAACGGGTCCGTCGCCGGGGTCGCCGTGGTGTGGGCGCAGACGGACGAGGGCGTTCGCGGGTTCGTCGTCCCCACCGACAGCCCTGGATTCTCCGCGCCCGAGATCAAGCACAAGTGGTCACTGCGGGCGTCGGTCACCAGCGAGCTCGTGCTCGATGACGTACGGCTGCCCGCGGATGCCGTGCTGCCGGAGGTCGTCGGGCTCAAGGGGCCGCTGAGCTGTCTGTCGCACGCCCGGTACGGGATCGTGTGGGGCGCGATGGGGGCCGCGCGGAGTTGTCTGGAGACCGCTGTCGCGTACGCGAAGACGCGGGAGCAGTTCGGGCGGCCCATCGGCGGGTTCCAGCTGACCCAGGCCAAGCTCGCCGACATGGCGGTCGAACTGCACAAGGGGATTCTGCTCGCCCATCATCTGGGGCGGCGCATGGACGCCGGCCGCCTGCGTCCCGAGCAGGTCAGCTTCGGCAAGCTCAACAACGTACGTGAGGCCATCGAGATCTGCCGGACCTCGCGGACCATCCTCGGTGCCAACGGGATCTCCCTCGAATACCCCGTCATGCGGCACGCGACGAATCTGGAGTCGGTGCTGACGTACGAGGGGACCGTCGAGATGCACCAACTGGTACTGGGCAAGGCGCTCACCGGGCTGGACGCCTTCCGGTGA
- a CDS encoding cell division protein SepF, translating into MGSVRKASAWLGLVDDNDDERYYDDDGYSEGTEAGDAWVTDPRVKVASDVAEEKGRRIGTVTPDSFRDARAIGELFRDGVPVIMNLTAMEAADAKRVVDFAAGLIFGLRGSIERVSTRVFLLTPANTEIVNGDPAAHRTDGFFNQS; encoded by the coding sequence ATGGGATCGGTGCGCAAGGCGAGTGCCTGGCTGGGCCTCGTTGACGACAACGATGACGAGCGTTACTACGACGACGACGGATACTCCGAAGGGACCGAGGCCGGGGATGCCTGGGTCACCGACCCCCGGGTCAAGGTGGCCTCGGACGTGGCCGAGGAGAAGGGCCGTCGCATCGGGACGGTCACCCCGGACAGCTTCCGGGACGCGCGCGCCATCGGCGAGCTCTTCCGGGACGGGGTTCCCGTCATCATGAACCTGACCGCGATGGAAGCGGCCGACGCCAAGCGTGTCGTCGACTTCGCGGCCGGCCTGATCTTCGGACTGCGTGGTTCGATCGAGCGTGTCTCGACCCGCGTCTTCCTGCTGACCCCCGCCAACACGGAGATCGTGAACGGCGACCCGGCCGCGCACCGCACGGACGGTTTCTTCAACCAGAGCTGA
- a CDS encoding DUF5685 family protein has protein sequence MFGIVRPCRHRLGESLKTQWMAHLCGLCLALRKDHGQFARIVTNYDGLLISVLTEAQALPEAGGGRRTAGPCPLRGMRTASVASGEGARLSAAVSLVLASAKVRDHVADGDGLLARKPVALAARRVASSWGAAGARSGSAVGFDTAVLVDAVDRQLGIETLAGPGTPILTVTEPTETATAAAFAHTAVLAGRPGNAAPLAEAGGLFGRLAHLLDAVEDRETDAASGAWNPLTATGTSLTEARRLADDAVHGIRLALREVAWGSGVSPERHSADAKLAHVLLVHELRGSVDRAFGSASCGHGGGTAVMSSPYAPPGPGGPGVPPPPEPPRRDRRGLLAGCAVWMGLACTCQMCCGTFEDPWSRQRREGLCSGSDCGDCCDCCSCCEGCGDCCDGCDCGCDCGC, from the coding sequence ATGTTCGGAATTGTCAGGCCCTGCCGTCATCGGCTCGGCGAGAGTCTCAAGACCCAGTGGATGGCGCATTTGTGCGGGCTGTGTCTCGCGCTGCGCAAGGATCACGGACAGTTTGCGCGAATCGTCACCAACTATGACGGGCTGCTCATATCGGTTCTGACGGAGGCTCAGGCGCTGCCGGAGGCCGGTGGGGGGAGGCGTACGGCGGGGCCCTGTCCCTTGCGCGGAATGCGTACCGCCTCCGTCGCCAGCGGTGAGGGGGCACGGCTCTCCGCCGCCGTCTCGCTGGTGCTCGCCTCGGCCAAGGTCCGGGACCATGTCGCCGACGGGGACGGGCTGCTGGCCCGCAAGCCGGTCGCGCTCGCGGCGCGCCGGGTCGCGTCGAGCTGGGGTGCGGCGGGGGCTCGTAGTGGATCCGCCGTCGGGTTCGACACCGCCGTGCTCGTCGACGCGGTCGACCGGCAGCTCGGCATCGAGACGCTCGCCGGGCCCGGGACGCCGATCCTGACCGTGACCGAACCGACCGAGACCGCGACCGCTGCGGCCTTCGCGCACACGGCCGTTCTGGCCGGACGGCCGGGCAACGCCGCACCGCTCGCCGAGGCCGGAGGGCTCTTCGGGCGGCTCGCGCATCTGCTGGACGCCGTGGAGGACAGGGAAACTGACGCCGCGTCGGGTGCCTGGAACCCGCTGACGGCCACGGGGACCTCCCTGACGGAGGCGCGGCGGCTCGCCGATGACGCCGTGCACGGGATCCGGCTGGCGTTGCGGGAGGTGGCCTGGGGGTCTGGGGTCTCCCCAGAAAGGCACAGCGCCGACGCGAAACTGGCGCATGTGCTGCTCGTGCATGAGCTGCGGGGGTCCGTGGACCGGGCCTTCGGTTCGGCGTCGTGCGGGCACGGGGGCGGCACGGCGGTCATGTCCTCGCCGTACGCGCCGCCCGGGCCCGGTGGTCCGGGGGTCCCGCCGCCCCCGGAGCCGCCCCGCCGGGACCGGCGTGGGCTGCTCGCGGGGTGTGCGGTGTGGATGGGGCTCGCCTGCACCTGCCAGATGTGCTGCGGGACCTTCGAGGACCCGTGGAGCCGGCAGCGGCGGGAAGGGCTGTGCAGCGGGTCCGACTGCGGGGACTGCTGTGACTGTTGCAGCTGCTGTGAGGGCTGCGGCGACTGCTGTGACGGGTGCGACTGCGGCTGTGACTGCGGGTGCTGA
- a CDS encoding ABC transporter substrate-binding protein: MRTPSRARNRLIAPFVAISAATLLLTACGSGSDDDAVNAAAKSDEIPTRDVVSAIKKDAAAAELLPSGTTSLTLAVSVSGQPPGTSILDDGKTLVGQDVDFANAVAKVLGIELKTQQASFEAILPALDSGKYDLGVGNFGVTDERRRTIDFVTYINDGQGFATREDSKLTKVTDLKQLCGLNVATGAGTTFEATLEENKHLCTDAGDKAYQVQTYNEQGAIWSSLQQGRSDVVMSTINGLRYAVAHQSGVKFLNEYHRLDVGFAFKKDTKLTPAFQAAVNKLIEDGTYARILKKWGTTGSAITKSEISPPELKD, encoded by the coding sequence ATGCGTACGCCTTCGCGCGCCCGAAACAGACTGATAGCCCCCTTTGTCGCGATCTCCGCGGCGACGTTGCTCCTCACCGCGTGCGGCTCCGGCAGCGACGACGACGCCGTGAACGCCGCGGCGAAGTCCGACGAGATCCCCACCAGGGACGTCGTCTCCGCCATCAAGAAGGACGCGGCGGCGGCCGAGTTGCTGCCGTCCGGCACCACGAGCCTCACCCTCGCGGTCAGCGTCTCGGGTCAGCCCCCGGGCACCTCGATCCTGGACGACGGCAAGACGCTTGTGGGCCAGGACGTCGACTTCGCGAACGCCGTCGCCAAGGTGCTCGGCATCGAACTCAAGACCCAGCAGGCGAGCTTCGAGGCGATCCTCCCCGCCCTCGACAGCGGCAAGTACGACCTGGGCGTCGGCAACTTCGGTGTGACCGACGAGCGCCGCAGGACGATCGACTTCGTCACCTACATCAACGACGGCCAGGGCTTCGCCACCCGCGAGGACAGCAAGCTCACCAAGGTGACCGACCTCAAGCAGCTGTGCGGTCTGAACGTCGCGACCGGCGCGGGCACCACCTTCGAGGCGACGCTGGAGGAGAACAAGCACCTGTGCACGGACGCCGGCGACAAGGCGTACCAGGTGCAGACCTACAACGAGCAGGGCGCCATCTGGTCCTCGCTCCAGCAGGGCCGCAGCGATGTGGTGATGTCCACCATCAACGGTCTGCGCTACGCCGTGGCCCACCAGAGCGGCGTGAAGTTCCTCAACGAGTACCACCGCCTGGACGTCGGCTTCGCCTTCAAGAAGGACACGAAGCTGACGCCGGCGTTCCAGGCGGCGGTGAACAAGCTGATCGAGGACGGGACGTACGCCAGGATCCTCAAGAAGTGGGGTACGACGGGCTCGGCGATCACCAAGTCGGAGATCTCACCACCCGAGCTGAAGGACTGA
- a CDS encoding amino acid ABC transporter permease: MSSDTLAKAPAAPDLPEDAGSLRIVPQRRPGQWAAAVAVLVLLALAVNSVLRNDAFQWDVVADYFTSRSVLRGLWLTLWLTAVVMVLGFALGTLLAAARLSANPVLRSVSWGYVWLFRSIPILVQLLLWFNIGALYPQILGVKTVDLLGPVTVAVIGLTLHEAAYAAEVVRGGILSVDRGQIEAAQALGLGRVRRWWRIVLPQAMRSIVPPAGNMLIGTLKGTSIVSVIAVQDLLYSVQLVYHRTYEVIPLLMVATVWYTVVTSVLSVGQYYLERYYARGSETAR; this comes from the coding sequence ATGTCCTCCGACACCCTCGCCAAAGCCCCCGCCGCCCCGGACCTACCCGAGGACGCGGGTTCCCTGCGGATCGTCCCGCAGCGCCGACCCGGTCAGTGGGCCGCCGCCGTCGCCGTCCTGGTGCTGCTCGCTCTCGCCGTCAACTCGGTCCTGCGCAACGACGCGTTCCAATGGGACGTCGTCGCCGACTACTTCACCTCGCGGTCCGTGCTGCGCGGCCTGTGGCTCACCCTCTGGCTGACCGCCGTGGTCATGGTGCTCGGCTTCGCCCTCGGCACCCTGCTCGCCGCGGCCAGACTGTCCGCCAACCCCGTGCTGAGAAGCGTCAGTTGGGGGTACGTCTGGCTGTTCCGGTCGATCCCGATCCTGGTGCAGCTGCTGCTGTGGTTCAACATCGGGGCGCTGTACCCGCAGATCCTCGGCGTGAAGACCGTCGATCTGCTCGGCCCTGTCACCGTCGCCGTCATCGGGCTCACCCTGCACGAGGCCGCCTATGCCGCCGAGGTGGTGCGCGGCGGCATCCTCTCCGTCGACCGGGGGCAGATCGAGGCCGCGCAGGCGCTCGGGCTGGGCCGGGTGCGTCGCTGGTGGCGGATCGTGCTCCCGCAGGCGATGCGCTCCATCGTGCCGCCCGCCGGGAACATGCTGATCGGCACCCTGAAGGGCACCTCCATCGTCAGCGTCATCGCCGTACAGGACCTGCTCTACTCGGTGCAGCTCGTCTACCACCGCACCTACGAGGTCATCCCGCTGCTGATGGTGGCCACCGTCTGGTACACCGTCGTCACCTCGGTGCTCAGCGTCGGCCAGTACTACCTGGAGCGGTACTACGCGCGCGGCTCGGAGACGGCGCGATGA
- a CDS encoding FAD/NAD(P)-binding protein — MSRGTLVIVGAGPRGTGLIERIAANAPELYAGSGLSDEGFDIHLVDPHPPGAGRIWREAQSPLLWMNSHAEDVTMFTDETVTMEGPVRPGPTLHEWAGIDGATFADRQLQGSYLRWVHERAVADLPDGIRVHHHPRRALRISGPREGRQQVWLEGRPRPLLADLVVLALGHLDAELDDEQGELAAYADAHGLVHLPPDFTADSDLSALAPGEPVLVRGFGLAFVDLMVLLTEGRGGHYEGDTYVPSGREPVLYVGSRRGVPYHSKIGYEWTGERPPLPRFFGPAEVDQLLALPGGFDFRRDVWPLVEKELGFAHYHRLFDVHPERTSVAWADFEEKYTAAEGEAEIRALVASAVPDPADRLDLAALDRPLEGMRYGSYEEFQVGLRGYVERDLSRRHDPSYSPDLAVFLGLLSVYGQLIRLGGVPSWWHGFFSYLASGPPGPRLRQLLALSRAGVLKFVGADMSVTAEDGVFRAASATVPGAFVEARALVEARLPEPTVGRARDTLLRELYADGAAETPDGLLRVDPADGRILDRNGRPHPRRFALGPYTDGRTPGAFTRPRTGGPAFRQNDATARAALLFLGAQAGRAAA, encoded by the coding sequence ATGAGCCGGGGCACGCTGGTGATCGTCGGGGCCGGGCCGCGGGGGACCGGTCTGATCGAGCGGATCGCCGCCAACGCGCCCGAGCTGTACGCCGGTTCGGGCCTGTCCGACGAAGGCTTCGACATTCATTTGGTGGACCCGCACCCGCCCGGCGCCGGCCGCATCTGGCGGGAGGCCCAGTCGCCGCTGCTGTGGATGAACTCGCACGCCGAGGACGTCACCATGTTCACCGACGAGACGGTGACCATGGAGGGCCCTGTGCGCCCCGGGCCCACCCTGCACGAGTGGGCCGGCATCGACGGCGCCACCTTCGCCGACCGGCAGCTCCAGGGCTCCTATCTGCGCTGGGTGCACGAGCGGGCGGTGGCGGACCTGCCGGACGGCATCCGCGTCCACCACCACCCACGGCGCGCCCTGCGGATCAGCGGTCCGCGCGAGGGACGTCAGCAGGTGTGGCTGGAGGGCCGCCCACGCCCGCTGCTCGCCGACCTGGTCGTGCTCGCCCTCGGCCATCTGGACGCCGAACTGGATGATGAACAGGGTGAGTTGGCGGCCTACGCCGATGCGCACGGGCTCGTCCACCTCCCGCCCGACTTCACCGCCGACAGCGACCTGTCCGCGCTGGCACCCGGCGAGCCGGTCCTCGTCCGGGGCTTCGGGCTGGCCTTCGTCGACCTGATGGTGCTGCTCACCGAGGGGCGCGGCGGACACTACGAGGGGGACACCTATGTGCCCTCGGGGCGGGAGCCGGTGCTGTACGTCGGGTCGCGGCGCGGAGTGCCGTACCACTCGAAGATCGGGTACGAGTGGACCGGCGAACGCCCGCCGCTGCCCCGGTTCTTCGGTCCTGCCGAGGTGGATCAACTGCTCGCGCTCCCTGGCGGGTTCGACTTCCGGCGGGACGTGTGGCCGCTGGTGGAGAAGGAACTGGGGTTCGCCCACTACCACCGGCTCTTCGATGTCCACCCCGAACGGACCTCTGTCGCCTGGGCGGACTTCGAGGAGAAGTACACGGCGGCCGAAGGCGAGGCGGAGATCCGGGCGCTGGTGGCGTCCGCCGTGCCCGATCCCGCCGACCGGCTGGACCTGGCGGCGCTCGACCGGCCCCTGGAGGGGATGCGGTACGGGTCGTACGAGGAGTTCCAGGTAGGGCTTCGGGGGTATGTGGAGCGGGATCTGAGCCGACGTCATGATCCGTCGTACAGTCCGGACTTGGCGGTCTTTCTCGGGCTGCTCTCCGTCTACGGGCAGCTGATCCGGCTCGGCGGTGTCCCGTCCTGGTGGCACGGCTTCTTCAGTTATCTGGCCTCCGGGCCGCCCGGGCCCCGGCTGCGGCAGCTGCTCGCCCTCTCGCGGGCCGGTGTCCTGAAGTTCGTGGGCGCCGACATGAGTGTCACCGCCGAGGACGGGGTGTTCCGGGCGGCGAGCGCGACCGTGCCGGGAGCCTTCGTCGAGGCGCGGGCGCTGGTCGAGGCGCGGCTGCCGGAGCCCACCGTCGGGCGGGCCCGGGACACGCTGCTGCGTGAGCTGTACGCCGACGGGGCCGCCGAGACGCCCGACGGGCTGCTCCGGGTCGACCCCGCCGACGGGCGGATCCTCGACCGGAACGGCCGGCCGCATCCCCGGCGCTTCGCCCTCGGCCCCTACACCGACGGCCGTACCCCCGGCGCCTTCACCCGGCCCCGCACCGGCGGACCCGCGTTCCGGCAGAACGACGCGACCGCGCGGGCGGCACTGCTGTTCCTGGGGGCGCAGGCCGGGCGGGCGGCGGCGTGA
- a CDS encoding amino acid ABC transporter ATP-binding protein, whose protein sequence is MTVMVDIRSVHKSFGSLEVLKGIDLTVRAGEVTVILGPSGSGKSTLLRTINHLEKVDGGAISVDGALIGYRRSGDRLYELPEREVLRQRTHIGFVFQNFNLFPHLTVLDNVIEAPVSALKRPRKEAVASARKLLDRVGLAEKADAYPRQLSGGQQQRVAIARALALEPKLLLFDEPTSALDPELVGEVLDVIKDLAHQGTTMIVVTHEIGFAREVADTVVFMDDGRIVEQGPPGEVLDNPRHDRTRAFLSKVL, encoded by the coding sequence ATGACCGTCATGGTCGACATCAGGTCCGTCCACAAGAGCTTCGGCTCCCTGGAAGTGCTCAAGGGCATCGACCTCACCGTGCGCGCCGGCGAGGTCACCGTGATCCTCGGTCCGTCCGGCTCCGGCAAGTCGACGCTGCTGCGCACCATCAACCACCTGGAGAAGGTGGACGGCGGCGCGATCAGCGTGGACGGGGCGCTGATCGGCTACCGGCGCTCGGGCGACCGGCTGTACGAGCTGCCCGAGCGCGAGGTGCTCCGGCAGCGCACTCACATCGGCTTCGTCTTCCAGAACTTCAACCTCTTCCCGCACCTCACCGTGCTGGACAACGTCATCGAAGCGCCCGTCTCCGCGCTGAAGCGCCCCCGCAAGGAGGCCGTCGCGAGCGCGCGCAAGCTGCTCGACCGGGTCGGGCTCGCCGAGAAGGCCGACGCCTACCCCCGTCAGCTCTCCGGCGGACAGCAGCAGCGGGTCGCCATCGCGCGGGCGCTCGCGCTGGAGCCGAAGCTGCTGCTGTTCGACGAGCCGACGTCCGCGCTCGACCCGGAGCTGGTCGGTGAAGTCCTCGACGTCATCAAGGACCTGGCCCATCAGGGCACGACGATGATCGTCGTCACGCACGAGATCGGGTTCGCCCGGGAGGTCGCCGACACGGTGGTGTTCATGGACGACGGACGGATCGTCGAACAGGGCCCGCCGGGCGAGGTACTGGACAACCCGCGGCACGACCGCACGCGGGCCTTCCTCTCGAAGGTGCTGTGA
- a CDS encoding LLM class flavin-dependent oxidoreductase — MLHLSAAVDQPSVYDAASYVDLARLAEHGVLDFVTLDDTFARPGPDALSVLSRAAPATSRVGLVPTVTTTHTEPFHVQAAVATLDWVSRGRAGWRLDVSTTEGEARLFGRRHAAPAEELWREAGEVADVAARLWDSWEDDAEIRDVQTGRFIDRDKLHHVDFEGSGFSVRGPSIVPRPPQGHPVRVVDATEGHARRTAARYADVALVRVANAAQAGAVRDQLRKDAARFGRNPDELRVLVSLLADLGDGEHAAEPGHGGGGPRQTAQGPLYRGGPVDLAELIASWHAAGAVDGFHLTPAAPRRDLERLVNGTVPLLQHRGLFRTFYPGSTLREHLGLARPANQYAGDAS, encoded by the coding sequence ATGCTGCATCTCTCCGCCGCCGTCGACCAGCCGTCCGTGTACGACGCCGCCTCCTACGTCGACCTGGCCCGCCTCGCCGAGCACGGCGTCCTCGACTTCGTGACGCTGGACGACACCTTCGCCCGCCCCGGCCCCGACGCCCTGTCCGTGCTGTCGCGGGCCGCCCCCGCCACCAGCCGCGTCGGCCTCGTCCCGACCGTCACCACCACACACACCGAGCCCTTCCACGTCCAGGCCGCCGTCGCCACCCTCGACTGGGTCAGCCGGGGCCGGGCGGGCTGGCGGCTCGATGTCTCCACGACCGAGGGCGAGGCCCGGCTCTTCGGTCGCCGGCACGCCGCCCCCGCCGAGGAGCTGTGGCGGGAGGCCGGTGAAGTGGCCGACGTGGCCGCGCGGTTGTGGGACAGCTGGGAGGACGACGCCGAGATCCGGGACGTGCAGACCGGCCGCTTCATCGACCGGGACAAGCTGCACCACGTCGACTTCGAGGGCTCGGGCTTCTCGGTCAGGGGCCCCTCGATCGTGCCCCGGCCCCCGCAGGGTCACCCCGTCCGGGTCGTCGACGCCACCGAGGGGCACGCCCGGCGCACCGCCGCACGGTACGCCGACGTGGCGCTGGTGCGGGTGGCGAACGCCGCACAGGCCGGTGCCGTACGCGACCAACTCCGCAAGGACGCCGCCCGGTTCGGCCGGAACCCCGATGAGCTGCGGGTGCTTGTGAGCCTCCTCGCCGACCTCGGCGACGGGGAGCACGCGGCCGAGCCGGGCCACGGCGGAGGCGGCCCCCGGCAGACCGCGCAGGGCCCGCTGTACCGGGGCGGCCCCGTCGACCTCGCCGAGCTGATCGCCTCCTGGCACGCGGCCGGTGCCGTGGACGGTTTCCACCTCACGCCCGCCGCACCCCGCCGTGACCTGGAACGCCTGGTCAACGGCACGGTTCCGCTGCTCCAGCACCGGGGCCTGTTCCGCACCTTCTATCCGGGCAGCACGCTCCGGGAGCACCTGGGTCTCGCCCGGCCCGCCAACCAGTACGCGGGGGACGCCTCATGA